Proteins from a genomic interval of Diospyros lotus cultivar Yz01 chromosome 6, ASM1463336v1, whole genome shotgun sequence:
- the LOC127804206 gene encoding protein LYK2, with product MYPSAAMFTKRQLNLSLSLVFFLWAVISALGQALLGCDPASPEASGYRCHGNGSPDQCRTFAVLRANSYYSSLLNLTSFFGIDRLALQQANSFSDGTESLPIDRPLLIPLDCKCDGAFFHAVLRRTAIEGESFHGIAESLEGLTSCKSIQEKNPGVQAWNLRDKLQLLIPLACACPDSSQTKLLLSYPVTRGDTIFGLALKFNVTPESIIAVNNRSGTSFKPENLLPFSTVLIPAKGRPVFSPPAIPNLGLLYPHKRKPKMWKVGVYIGVSGLVFGAGIATAAAFLVIQRRKKKQMRKMADLELQQLGLSIRTTSEKKVSFDQGSQDTLDGRIVDSTPHKMVLEAYTIEELRKATEDFSSSNLIEGLVFHGRLNGKNLAIKRTQRETLSKVDFSLFQDATHHHPNIIRLMGTCSREVSNSFLVFEYAKNGSLKDWLHGGLAMKSQFIASCYCFLNWNQRLRICLDVATALQYMHHIMIPSYVHRNIRSRNIFLDEEFNAKVGNFGMAACVEDLTENQPLSWNKGYLAPEYLQKGIVSRSLDIFAYGVMVLEVLSGKTAITRGNEEREDSVWLSQKIKSILESENAEDLRGWMDNALGEKYSFDAAVTLANLARACVDDDPALRPSAGEIMEKVSRLVEELPEGEPSTSICESSSKPLVQAARN from the coding sequence ATGTACCCATCTGCAGCCATGTTCACTAAGCGCCAACTGAACCTCTCATTAtcacttgttttctttctaTGGGCAGTTATTTCTGCTCTTGGCCAGGCTTTGCTGGGCTGTGATCCGGCCTCTCCAGAAGCTTCCGGCTACCGCTGCCATGGAAATGGGTCGCCGGATCAGTGCCGGACGTTCGCCGTCCTTCGTGCCAATTCTTACTATTCCTCTCTTCTAAATCTGACTTCTTTCTTTGGGATTGATCGGCTGGCCCTGCAACAAGCCAATAGTTTCAGTGATGGAACAGAGTCTCTTCCCATAGACCGGCCTCTGTTGATCCCACTCGACTGTAAATGCGATGGCGCTTTCTTCCATGCGGTGCTGAGGAGAACCGCCATTGAAGGAGAGAGCTTCCATGGCATCGCTGAGTCTTTGGAGGGCTTAACAAGCTGTAAATCTATCCAAGAGAAGAACCCCGGTGTCCAGGCCTGGAATCTCAGGGACAAGCTCCAGTTACTGATCCCACTAGCATGCGCCTGCCCGGATTCGTCGCAGACAAAGCTTCTCCTCTCTTACCCTGTAACTCGAGGCGACACCATTTTCGGCTTGGCCTTGAAGTTCAATGTCACTCCTGAGAGTATCATCGCTGTAAATAACAGATCAGGAACAAGTTTCAAGCCGGAAAACTTGTTACCCTTTTCTACCGTTTTGATTCCGGCCAAGGGCAGGCCTGTTTTCAGTCCACCGGCAATACCCAATTTGGGATTGCTTTATCCACACAAGAGAAAGCCCAAAATGTGGAAAGTTGGAGTTTATATTGGCGTTAGCGGCCTTGTGTTTGGAGCTGGAATTGCCACTGCGGCAGCCTTCTTGGTGAttcagaggaggaagaagaagcagatgAGGAAGATGGCGGATTTGGAGCTGCAACAGCTCGGACTAAGCATTCGAACCACGAGCGAGAAGAAGGTGTCGTTTGATCAGGGATCGCAAGACACGCTGGATGGCCGGATAGTCGACTCCACGCCCCACAAGATGGTGCTAGAAGCATACACCATTGAGGAGCTGAGGAAGGCGACTGAGGACTTCAGCTCGAGCAATCTCATCGAGGGATTGGTTTTCCATGGCCGTCTTAATGGAAAGAACTTGGCAATCAAACGCACGCAAAGGGAGACTCTTTCGAAAGTCGACTTCAGCCTCTTCCAGGATGCGACTCATCACCATCCCAACATAATTAGACTGATGGGGACTTGCTCGAGAGAGGTCTCCAATTCGTTCCTGGTTTTTGAGTACGCCAAGAACGGGTCCTTGAAGGACTGGCTCCATGGCGGATTGGCAATGAAGAGCCAATTCATAGCATCCTGTTATTGCTTCTTGAATTGGAACCAGAGGCTGAGAATCTGCCTTGATGTGGCTACGGCCTTGCAGTACATGCACCACATAATGATCCCAAGCTACGTTCACAGAAACATCAGAAGCCGAAACATTTTCTTGGACGAAGAATTCAATGCCAAAGTGGGCAATTTCGGCATGGCAGCCTGCGTTGAAGATCTTACAGAAAACCAGCCTCTATCTTGGAATAAGGGGTACCTGGCTCCAGAGTATCTGCAAAAGGGTATAGTTTCCCGCAGCCTCGACATTTTTGCTTATGGAGTGATGGTCCTTGAGGTGTTATCCGGGAAAACAGCCATAACCAGGGGGAACGAGGAAAGAGAAGACAGCGTTTGGCTGTCCCAGAAAATCAAGTCCATTCTGGAATCAGAAAATGCAGAGGATCTAAGGGGTTGGATGGACAATGCACTGGGCGAGAAGTATTCGTTTGATGCGGCTGTTACATTGGCTAATCTGGCTAGAGCCTGTGTAGACGATGATCCGGCTTTGAGGCCTAGCGCCGGAGAAATCATGGAGAAAGTGTCGAGATTGGTTGAAGAGTTGCCGGAGGGAGAGCCGTCGACTTCCATTTGTGAGAGCTCCTCTAAACCGCTGGTCCAGGCcgctagaaattaa
- the LOC127804435 gene encoding putative calcium-binding protein CML23 produces MGKTQKYEREFKHFDENGDGEISAWELKQWLAAVGRELTEEEAEAAVELMDADGDGKLGLEDVARLMEEEEDDQAEEDLREAFKMYEMDGSGMITDKSLMRMLCRLGQFATIDTCKLMIARFDINGDGVLTFDEFRIMMMS; encoded by the coding sequence ATGGGCAAAACCCAGAAATATGAGCGTGAATTCAAGCACTTTGATGAGAATGGAGACGGGGAGATATCGGCGTGGGAGCTGAAGCAGTGGCTGGCGGCGGTGGGGAGGGAGCTCACGGAGGAGGAGGCGGAGGCGGCGGTGGAGCTGATGGACGCCGACGGAGACGGGAAGCTGGGGCTGGAAGACGTGGCGAGGTTgatggaggaggaagaagatgatcaGGCGGAAGAGGATCTGAGAGAAGCATTCAAGATGTATGAGATGGATGGGAGTGGGATGATCACTGACAAGAGCTTGATGAGGATGCTGTGCAGGCTGGGGCAGTTCGCCACCATTGATACGTGTAAGTTGATGATAGCTCGCTTTGACATCAATGGCGATGGAGTGCTCACCTTCGATGAGTTTAGGATTATGATGATGTCTTGA